In a genomic window of Lycium ferocissimum isolate CSIRO_LF1 chromosome 9, AGI_CSIRO_Lferr_CH_V1, whole genome shotgun sequence:
- the LOC132029866 gene encoding peroxisomal fatty acid beta-oxidation multifunctional protein AIM1-like isoform X4: MALNSQLVSMEIGDDGIAIIRICNPPVNALTLSVIAGLREQYQEAVERNDVKAIVLTGDGKFCGGLDINIVEKVQKKGDTSILPDASVQLVIDTIENGKKPSVAAIQAFALGGGLELAMGCCARVATSRAEIGLPELKLGLIPGCGGTQRLPRLVGTSKAIEMLMSSKIITCEEGKELGIIDDVVSSEDLLTVSRLWALDIAEGQKARTNILQRTDKIEPIHESSAILEVARQKVLRTSPSMPHFKACLDVIEEGIISGGYAGVLKEDKVFRELILSKSARALLHVYFAERATSNVPGITDCNLKHRKIEKVAVIGGGLMGSGIATTLILNSIQVILKEINYDYLQKSLKSIEVNVHSVVQRGELLEEKMKKVFSLLKGVVDYEEFRNVDMVIEAVNEDVLLKQSIFEEIEKICSSHCILASNTSTIDLNVIGERTKSQDRIVGTHLFSPAHVMPLLEIIQMENTSKQVILDVLKFAKTIQKVPIVVQNCTGFAVNRTFFPYMQGAEILANLGVDIFRVDRVITDFGMRIGPFQLFDLSGYSVFLAVVKGFAAAFPDRTFQCPLVLLMVENGRTGKKDGRGYYLYKKGKSPEPDPSVLQIVKESRRLASIMPGGEPTSVTDQEIVEMMFFPVVNEASRVIEEGVVVRASDLDIASVHGMKFPSERGGIMYWADSIGAEYIYARLKSWSEAYGHFFKPSQFLEERATKGIPLADP; the protein is encoded by the exons GGGATGGAAAATTTTGTGGTGGTCTTGACATCAACATCGTTGAGAAAGTTCAAAAGAAAG GGGACACCTCAATTCTACCAGATGCATCAGTTCAACTTGTGATTGACACAATTGAAA ATGGGAAGAAACCTTCTGTTGCTGCTATTCAAGCATTTGCCCTTGGTGGGGGCTTGGAATTGGCTATG GGATGTTGTGCTAGAGTTGCAACGTCGAGAGCTGAAATTGGTCTACCTGAACTTAAGCTTGGACTTATTCCTGGTTGTGGAG GCACTCAGCGTCTTCCACGGCTTGTTGGGACATCAAAGGCTATTGAGATGTTGATG TCATCCAAGATCATTACTTGTGAAGAAGGGAAGGAGTTGGGTATTATCGATGATGTGGTATCTTCTGAAGACCTCTTAACAGTTTCTCGTCTCTGGGCATTAGATATTGCAGAAGGACAGAAAGCTCGTACCAATATACTTCAAAGGACAGATAAAATTGAACCTATACACGAGTCATCTGCTATCTTGGAAGTTGCAAGACAAAAGGTTTTGAGGACTTCTCCAAGTATGCCCCATTTTAAAGCTTGCCTTGATGTGATTGAAGAGGGTATTATTTCAGGAGGATATGCTGGAGTATTAAAG GAGGACAAAGTTTTCAGAGAACTAATACTCTCAAAATCTGCTAGAGCTTTGCTTCATGTGTATTTTGCTGAACGTGcaacatcaaat GTACCAGGCATTACTGACTGTAACCTTAAGCACCGGAAGATAGAGAAGGTTGCTGTTATCGGTGGTGGTTTAATGGGCTCTGGTATTGCCACAACTCTTATACTCAATTCTATACAAGTCATTCTCAAAGAAATCAACTATGACTATCTGCAAAAGTCACTCAAATCAATAGAGG TGAATGTCCACAGCGTGGTACAAAGAGGAGAATTGTTAGaggaaaagatgaagaaagtttTTTCCCTCCTCAAAGGTGTTGTAGACTATGAAGAATTCAGAAATGTAGACATGGTCATCGAG GCGGTAAATGAGGACGTCTTGTTGAAGCAatcaatttttgaagaaattgagaAGATCTGTTCTTCTCATTGCATCTTGGCATCAAATACATCTACCATTGATCTTAATGTGATTGGAGAAAGGACAAAATCACAGGATCGCATTGTGGGCACTCATTTGTTCAG CCCTGCTCATGTGATGCCACTACTGGAAATCATACAAATGGAAAACACCTCTAAACAAGTAATACTAGATGTCCTTAAATTTGCTAAGACCATCCAAAAAGTCCCTATAGTGGTGCAAAACTGCACCGGTTTTGCTGTCAACCGGACATTTTTTCCATACATGCAAGGAGCTGAGATATTGGCAAATCTGGGAGTTGATATTTTCAGAGTCGACCGAGTCATCACTGATTTTGGCATGCGAATTGGACCTTTCCA GCTTTTTGACTTGTCTGGATATAGTGTATTTCTGGCAGTAGTCAAGGGGTTTGCTGCAGCATTTCCAGATCGCACGTTCCAGTGTCCGTTAGTTCTCCTTATGGTCGAAAATGGCCGTACAG GGAAGAAGGACGGAAGAGGCTACTACTTATATAAGAAGGGAAAGAGCCCTGAACCCGATCCCTCTGTGCTGCAAATCGTTAAAGAGTCTAGGAGACTTGCGAGCATTATGCCAGGTGGAGAG CCAACATCTGTGACGGACCAAGAAATCGTGGAAATGATGTTTtttcctgtggttaatgaggCATCCCGAGTTATTGAGGAAGGAGTTGTTGTGAGAGCATCAGATCTTGATATTGCTTCTGTCCATGGGATGAAATTCCCTTCGGAGAG GGGAGGTATTATGTATTGGGCAGATTCAATTGGAGCAGAGTACATATATGCAAGGCTGAAAAGTTGGTCAGAAGCATATGGTCACTTTTTCAAGCCATCACAATTCTTGGAAGAAAGGGCCACCAAAGGCATACCATTGGCTGACCCATAG
- the LOC132029866 gene encoding peroxisomal fatty acid beta-oxidation multifunctional protein AIM1-like isoform X1: protein MGRNLLLLLFKHLPLVGAWNWLWDVVLELQRRELKLVYLNLSLDLFLVVERLPRLVGTSKAIEMLMSSKIITCEEGKELGIIDDVVSSEDLLTVSRLWALDIAEGQKARTNILQRTDKIEPIHESSAILEVARQKVLRTSPSMPHFKACLDVIEEGIISGGYAGVLKEDKVFRELILSKSARALLHVYFAERATSNVPGITDCNLKHRKIEKVAVIGGGLMGSGIATTLILNSIQVILKEINYDYLQKSLKSIEVNVHSVVQRGELLEEKMKKVFSLLKGVVDYEEFRNVDMVIEAVNEDVLLKQSIFEEIEKICSSHCILASNTSTIDLNVIGERTKSQDRIVGTHLFSPAHVMPLLEIIQMENTSKQVILDVLKFAKTIQKVPIVVQNCTGFAVNRTFFPYMQGAEILANLGVDIFRVDRVITDFGMRIGPFQLFDLSGYSVFLAVVKGFAAAFPDRTFQCPLVLLMVENGRTGKKDGRGYYLYKKGKSPEPDPSVLQIVKESRRLASIMPGGEPTSVTDQEIVEMMFFPVVNEASRVIEEGVVVRASDLDIASVHGMKFPSERGGIMYWADSIGAEYIYARLKSWSEAYGHFFKPSQFLEERATKGIPLADP, encoded by the exons ATGGGAAGAAACCTTCTGTTGCTGCTATTCAAGCATTTGCCCTTGGTGGGGGCTTGGAATTGGCTATG GGATGTTGTGCTAGAGTTGCAACGTCGAGAGCTGAAATTGGTCTACCTGAACTTAAGCTTGGACTTATTCCTGGTTGTGGAG CGTCTTCCACGGCTTGTTGGGACATCAAAGGCTATTGAGATGTTGATG TCATCCAAGATCATTACTTGTGAAGAAGGGAAGGAGTTGGGTATTATCGATGATGTGGTATCTTCTGAAGACCTCTTAACAGTTTCTCGTCTCTGGGCATTAGATATTGCAGAAGGACAGAAAGCTCGTACCAATATACTTCAAAGGACAGATAAAATTGAACCTATACACGAGTCATCTGCTATCTTGGAAGTTGCAAGACAAAAGGTTTTGAGGACTTCTCCAAGTATGCCCCATTTTAAAGCTTGCCTTGATGTGATTGAAGAGGGTATTATTTCAGGAGGATATGCTGGAGTATTAAAG GAGGACAAAGTTTTCAGAGAACTAATACTCTCAAAATCTGCTAGAGCTTTGCTTCATGTGTATTTTGCTGAACGTGcaacatcaaat GTACCAGGCATTACTGACTGTAACCTTAAGCACCGGAAGATAGAGAAGGTTGCTGTTATCGGTGGTGGTTTAATGGGCTCTGGTATTGCCACAACTCTTATACTCAATTCTATACAAGTCATTCTCAAAGAAATCAACTATGACTATCTGCAAAAGTCACTCAAATCAATAGAGG TGAATGTCCACAGCGTGGTACAAAGAGGAGAATTGTTAGaggaaaagatgaagaaagtttTTTCCCTCCTCAAAGGTGTTGTAGACTATGAAGAATTCAGAAATGTAGACATGGTCATCGAG GCGGTAAATGAGGACGTCTTGTTGAAGCAatcaatttttgaagaaattgagaAGATCTGTTCTTCTCATTGCATCTTGGCATCAAATACATCTACCATTGATCTTAATGTGATTGGAGAAAGGACAAAATCACAGGATCGCATTGTGGGCACTCATTTGTTCAG CCCTGCTCATGTGATGCCACTACTGGAAATCATACAAATGGAAAACACCTCTAAACAAGTAATACTAGATGTCCTTAAATTTGCTAAGACCATCCAAAAAGTCCCTATAGTGGTGCAAAACTGCACCGGTTTTGCTGTCAACCGGACATTTTTTCCATACATGCAAGGAGCTGAGATATTGGCAAATCTGGGAGTTGATATTTTCAGAGTCGACCGAGTCATCACTGATTTTGGCATGCGAATTGGACCTTTCCA GCTTTTTGACTTGTCTGGATATAGTGTATTTCTGGCAGTAGTCAAGGGGTTTGCTGCAGCATTTCCAGATCGCACGTTCCAGTGTCCGTTAGTTCTCCTTATGGTCGAAAATGGCCGTACAG GGAAGAAGGACGGAAGAGGCTACTACTTATATAAGAAGGGAAAGAGCCCTGAACCCGATCCCTCTGTGCTGCAAATCGTTAAAGAGTCTAGGAGACTTGCGAGCATTATGCCAGGTGGAGAG CCAACATCTGTGACGGACCAAGAAATCGTGGAAATGATGTTTtttcctgtggttaatgaggCATCCCGAGTTATTGAGGAAGGAGTTGTTGTGAGAGCATCAGATCTTGATATTGCTTCTGTCCATGGGATGAAATTCCCTTCGGAGAG GGGAGGTATTATGTATTGGGCAGATTCAATTGGAGCAGAGTACATATATGCAAGGCTGAAAAGTTGGTCAGAAGCATATGGTCACTTTTTCAAGCCATCACAATTCTTGGAAGAAAGGGCCACCAAAGGCATACCATTGGCTGACCCATAG
- the LOC132029866 gene encoding peroxisomal fatty acid beta-oxidation multifunctional protein AIM1-like isoform X2, protein MGRNLLLLLFKHLPLVGAWNWLWDVVLELQRRELKLVYLNLSLDLFLVVERLPRLVGTSKAIEMLMSSKIITCEEGKELGIIDDVVSSEDLLTVSRLWALDIAEGQKARTNILQRTDKIEPIHESSAILEVARQKVLRTSPSMPHFKACLDVIEEGIISGGYAGVLKEDKVFRELILSKSARALLHVYFAERATSNVPGITDCNLKHRKIEKVAVIGGGLMGSGIATTLILNSIQVILKEINYDYLQKSLKSIEVNVHSVVQRGELLEEKMKKVFSLLKGVVDYEEFRNVDMVIEAVNEDVLLKQSIFEEIEKICSSHCILASNTSTIDLNVIGERTKSQDRIVGTHLFSPAHVMPLLEIIQMENTSKQVILDVLKFAKTIQKVPIVVQNCTGFAVNRTFFPYMQGAEILANLGVDIFRVDRVITDFGMRIGPFQLFDLSGYSVFLAVVKGFAAAFPDRTFQCPLVLLMVENGRTGKDGRGYYLYKKGKSPEPDPSVLQIVKESRRLASIMPGGEPTSVTDQEIVEMMFFPVVNEASRVIEEGVVVRASDLDIASVHGMKFPSERGGIMYWADSIGAEYIYARLKSWSEAYGHFFKPSQFLEERATKGIPLADP, encoded by the exons ATGGGAAGAAACCTTCTGTTGCTGCTATTCAAGCATTTGCCCTTGGTGGGGGCTTGGAATTGGCTATG GGATGTTGTGCTAGAGTTGCAACGTCGAGAGCTGAAATTGGTCTACCTGAACTTAAGCTTGGACTTATTCCTGGTTGTGGAG CGTCTTCCACGGCTTGTTGGGACATCAAAGGCTATTGAGATGTTGATG TCATCCAAGATCATTACTTGTGAAGAAGGGAAGGAGTTGGGTATTATCGATGATGTGGTATCTTCTGAAGACCTCTTAACAGTTTCTCGTCTCTGGGCATTAGATATTGCAGAAGGACAGAAAGCTCGTACCAATATACTTCAAAGGACAGATAAAATTGAACCTATACACGAGTCATCTGCTATCTTGGAAGTTGCAAGACAAAAGGTTTTGAGGACTTCTCCAAGTATGCCCCATTTTAAAGCTTGCCTTGATGTGATTGAAGAGGGTATTATTTCAGGAGGATATGCTGGAGTATTAAAG GAGGACAAAGTTTTCAGAGAACTAATACTCTCAAAATCTGCTAGAGCTTTGCTTCATGTGTATTTTGCTGAACGTGcaacatcaaat GTACCAGGCATTACTGACTGTAACCTTAAGCACCGGAAGATAGAGAAGGTTGCTGTTATCGGTGGTGGTTTAATGGGCTCTGGTATTGCCACAACTCTTATACTCAATTCTATACAAGTCATTCTCAAAGAAATCAACTATGACTATCTGCAAAAGTCACTCAAATCAATAGAGG TGAATGTCCACAGCGTGGTACAAAGAGGAGAATTGTTAGaggaaaagatgaagaaagtttTTTCCCTCCTCAAAGGTGTTGTAGACTATGAAGAATTCAGAAATGTAGACATGGTCATCGAG GCGGTAAATGAGGACGTCTTGTTGAAGCAatcaatttttgaagaaattgagaAGATCTGTTCTTCTCATTGCATCTTGGCATCAAATACATCTACCATTGATCTTAATGTGATTGGAGAAAGGACAAAATCACAGGATCGCATTGTGGGCACTCATTTGTTCAG CCCTGCTCATGTGATGCCACTACTGGAAATCATACAAATGGAAAACACCTCTAAACAAGTAATACTAGATGTCCTTAAATTTGCTAAGACCATCCAAAAAGTCCCTATAGTGGTGCAAAACTGCACCGGTTTTGCTGTCAACCGGACATTTTTTCCATACATGCAAGGAGCTGAGATATTGGCAAATCTGGGAGTTGATATTTTCAGAGTCGACCGAGTCATCACTGATTTTGGCATGCGAATTGGACCTTTCCA GCTTTTTGACTTGTCTGGATATAGTGTATTTCTGGCAGTAGTCAAGGGGTTTGCTGCAGCATTTCCAGATCGCACGTTCCAGTGTCCGTTAGTTCTCCTTATGGTCGAAAATGGCCGTACAGG GAAGGACGGAAGAGGCTACTACTTATATAAGAAGGGAAAGAGCCCTGAACCCGATCCCTCTGTGCTGCAAATCGTTAAAGAGTCTAGGAGACTTGCGAGCATTATGCCAGGTGGAGAG CCAACATCTGTGACGGACCAAGAAATCGTGGAAATGATGTTTtttcctgtggttaatgaggCATCCCGAGTTATTGAGGAAGGAGTTGTTGTGAGAGCATCAGATCTTGATATTGCTTCTGTCCATGGGATGAAATTCCCTTCGGAGAG GGGAGGTATTATGTATTGGGCAGATTCAATTGGAGCAGAGTACATATATGCAAGGCTGAAAAGTTGGTCAGAAGCATATGGTCACTTTTTCAAGCCATCACAATTCTTGGAAGAAAGGGCCACCAAAGGCATACCATTGGCTGACCCATAG
- the LOC132029866 gene encoding peroxisomal fatty acid beta-oxidation multifunctional protein AIM1-like isoform X3 has protein sequence MGRNLLLLLFKHLPLVGAWNWLWDVVLELQRRELKLVYLNLSLDLFLVVERLPRLVGTSKAIEMLMSSKIITCEEGKELGIIDDVVSSEDLLTVSRLWALDIAEGQKARTNILQRTDKIEPIHESSAILEVARQKVLRTSPSMPHFKACLDVIEEGIISGGYAGVLKEDKVFRELILSKSARALLHVYFAERATSNVPGITDCNLKHRKIEKVAVIGGGLMGSVNVHSVVQRGELLEEKMKKVFSLLKGVVDYEEFRNVDMVIEAVNEDVLLKQSIFEEIEKICSSHCILASNTSTIDLNVIGERTKSQDRIVGTHLFSPAHVMPLLEIIQMENTSKQVILDVLKFAKTIQKVPIVVQNCTGFAVNRTFFPYMQGAEILANLGVDIFRVDRVITDFGMRIGPFQLFDLSGYSVFLAVVKGFAAAFPDRTFQCPLVLLMVENGRTGKKDGRGYYLYKKGKSPEPDPSVLQIVKESRRLASIMPGGEPTSVTDQEIVEMMFFPVVNEASRVIEEGVVVRASDLDIASVHGMKFPSERGGIMYWADSIGAEYIYARLKSWSEAYGHFFKPSQFLEERATKGIPLADP, from the exons ATGGGAAGAAACCTTCTGTTGCTGCTATTCAAGCATTTGCCCTTGGTGGGGGCTTGGAATTGGCTATG GGATGTTGTGCTAGAGTTGCAACGTCGAGAGCTGAAATTGGTCTACCTGAACTTAAGCTTGGACTTATTCCTGGTTGTGGAG CGTCTTCCACGGCTTGTTGGGACATCAAAGGCTATTGAGATGTTGATG TCATCCAAGATCATTACTTGTGAAGAAGGGAAGGAGTTGGGTATTATCGATGATGTGGTATCTTCTGAAGACCTCTTAACAGTTTCTCGTCTCTGGGCATTAGATATTGCAGAAGGACAGAAAGCTCGTACCAATATACTTCAAAGGACAGATAAAATTGAACCTATACACGAGTCATCTGCTATCTTGGAAGTTGCAAGACAAAAGGTTTTGAGGACTTCTCCAAGTATGCCCCATTTTAAAGCTTGCCTTGATGTGATTGAAGAGGGTATTATTTCAGGAGGATATGCTGGAGTATTAAAG GAGGACAAAGTTTTCAGAGAACTAATACTCTCAAAATCTGCTAGAGCTTTGCTTCATGTGTATTTTGCTGAACGTGcaacatcaaat GTACCAGGCATTACTGACTGTAACCTTAAGCACCGGAAGATAGAGAAGGTTGCTGTTATCGGTGGTGGTTTAATGGGCTCTG TGAATGTCCACAGCGTGGTACAAAGAGGAGAATTGTTAGaggaaaagatgaagaaagtttTTTCCCTCCTCAAAGGTGTTGTAGACTATGAAGAATTCAGAAATGTAGACATGGTCATCGAG GCGGTAAATGAGGACGTCTTGTTGAAGCAatcaatttttgaagaaattgagaAGATCTGTTCTTCTCATTGCATCTTGGCATCAAATACATCTACCATTGATCTTAATGTGATTGGAGAAAGGACAAAATCACAGGATCGCATTGTGGGCACTCATTTGTTCAG CCCTGCTCATGTGATGCCACTACTGGAAATCATACAAATGGAAAACACCTCTAAACAAGTAATACTAGATGTCCTTAAATTTGCTAAGACCATCCAAAAAGTCCCTATAGTGGTGCAAAACTGCACCGGTTTTGCTGTCAACCGGACATTTTTTCCATACATGCAAGGAGCTGAGATATTGGCAAATCTGGGAGTTGATATTTTCAGAGTCGACCGAGTCATCACTGATTTTGGCATGCGAATTGGACCTTTCCA GCTTTTTGACTTGTCTGGATATAGTGTATTTCTGGCAGTAGTCAAGGGGTTTGCTGCAGCATTTCCAGATCGCACGTTCCAGTGTCCGTTAGTTCTCCTTATGGTCGAAAATGGCCGTACAG GGAAGAAGGACGGAAGAGGCTACTACTTATATAAGAAGGGAAAGAGCCCTGAACCCGATCCCTCTGTGCTGCAAATCGTTAAAGAGTCTAGGAGACTTGCGAGCATTATGCCAGGTGGAGAG CCAACATCTGTGACGGACCAAGAAATCGTGGAAATGATGTTTtttcctgtggttaatgaggCATCCCGAGTTATTGAGGAAGGAGTTGTTGTGAGAGCATCAGATCTTGATATTGCTTCTGTCCATGGGATGAAATTCCCTTCGGAGAG GGGAGGTATTATGTATTGGGCAGATTCAATTGGAGCAGAGTACATATATGCAAGGCTGAAAAGTTGGTCAGAAGCATATGGTCACTTTTTCAAGCCATCACAATTCTTGGAAGAAAGGGCCACCAAAGGCATACCATTGGCTGACCCATAG